The DNA region AGTCGAGGGGGTGCATGGTCTGCATGGGGCcatggttggtgttgttgttttctgGCAGAAGGACGTACTTAAGAGAGCGCATCTAATACACATGGTTAGCTGGCGTCGTTTGGATCAAAAGAAGAGCTGGGCAATCGGAACGTACCAGGAACAACGAGTTAGCCAAGCATGTGTAGACAAACAAAGTCCAGCCCACCCAGCCGCCGGTACCCTTGCCCCCATTGAAGATCTCCGACACCGCAATCGTCACAATAACTCCCACGAACTTGTAGCCGCTGTAGGCCATAAGATCCAGCAGCTGCGACTGGTTGGAGATATTCAGGAGATAGCACCCTATTCTAAGGGCCAAAATTTCCAGAATCATCATCACGATCGCGATCGTAGCGACGCTGCCGAACAGCTGGGGTTCGAACTCGCCTCGGAAGCCGGCAAAAAGAGTTCGTAGAAAGACGTATGTGACGATTGACATGACCGGGATGTACATGTCGGGACTGTTGATGTCGTCTCGGGGGGGGAGGTAGAACCATGCTTCctggccgccgccagcaccaacctCGGATGCCTGGCGACGCGTCCATGGCTTGTGTCGCCATGGAAAGAGGACCAAAAAGAGCTTGTTGATAACGTACGAGTTCGTCACGTTGAAATAGTGCTTCAGTGCCGAGACGTTGACCAAGCGATTGACCTGTCCAGATCACTGTTAGTCTAATGTT from Podospora pseudoanserina strain CBS 124.78 chromosome 1, whole genome shotgun sequence includes:
- the hrf1 gene encoding Protein transport protein yif1 (BUSCO:EOG09264P74; EggNog:ENOG503NX76; COG:S) encodes the protein MQRPTYGQSPPLHHPVPQHVSTVPQLRSPPPLTSQPQGHGYDGSPYPQQQQQAPPGGNMFAQYGNFMNDPTAQIATQFGQTAFRQGQDYLEKNVNRLVNVSALKHYFNVTNSYVINKLFLVLFPWRHKPWTRRQASEVGAGGGQEAWFYLPPRDDINSPDMYIPVMSIVTYVFLRTLFAGFRGEFEPQLFGSVATIAIVMMILEILALRIGCYLLNISNQSQLLDLMAYSGYKFVGVIVTIAVSEIFNGGKGTGGWVGWTLFVYTCLANSLFLMRSLKYVLLPENNNTNHGPMQTMHPLDSRAKRSQRTQFLFAYSYPVQALLMWILCRP